A segment of the Zalophus californianus isolate mZalCal1 chromosome 3, mZalCal1.pri.v2, whole genome shotgun sequence genome:
TCTTGTGCATGCGTGTGAGCACTTTCTAGAGGACAGAGCCCTaggaaatggaattactgggtcagagTATGCATATTTTCAAATCTGTTACGTAGATAAATTGATCTTCAAAAGATTATGCTAAATTTATACTCTCTGTAAGCTATAAGACAGTATCTGTTTTCCCACCAACACTagatattataaaaaatgcttaatttttgCCAAAGTTGAGAAACAACAGTGGcatatcataattattattattttttttaagtttttttttagtaatctctacatccaacatggggcttgaactcacaaccctgacatcaagagtcacatgctcgggtgcctgggtggcttagtcagttaagtgtctgccttcagctcgggttatgatcccagggtcctgggattgagtcccatatcgggctcctcgctcagcagggagtctacttctccctctgcctctgcccctcctccctgcttgtgtgctctctcttgcaaaaataaataaataaaatcttaaaaaaaaaaaagtcacatgctcttccaactgagccagtcaagcACCCCTCGTAATTATTTTTAACTagaatttatttgtgtgttaGTGAGATTACGCATTCTTACGGTTATTAactatttattcttctttagtGAATTGCGTGtaggtttctttttccctttcaaaaaaaaaaaacccccaaaacaaaacaccctttctttttcttattatggaGCTCTTTGAATTTCAAAGAGATtaactcggggtgcctgggtggctcagtcggttgagcttcagctcaggtcatgatctggaggtctttggatggagccctgcatcaggctccccgctcagtagagagcctgcttctctctctctgccccaccctcctgctctgttcttgctatctctctctaaaataaataaataaataatcttcacaaaaaattaaagagaataacTCTTCCTTATGTATTGCAAATGTtgtctatggccataccaccctgaacgcgcccgatctcgtctgtatcgcaaatatttttcccatgtttgttctttctttatttgctttACCACACAGAAGCTTAGAAACACTCTATGATCAAATTAGCTAATCTTTCCCAGGATTTGTTGTCACTATACTACACTGCCAAGGCAAGTTGTGACAACTGTAGCCGGAGGATGGCAGTTAACAAACGGGGAAGTCATCTAAAAATAAGAAGTTGTAGAtatgggaagaataaaggggagaaTCTTTTTTCTAGCACAAATATAAATGCTCAACTCCCACTCTTGACAACATGCCTTGGATGAGTTACGGATGTTACACATAAGAAACTAGGGCAAGGAAATACCGGATTACCTCCGGGAAGCCCTGCCAAGCCCAGGGTGGTGGAGACACTGGGCCTTTTGCCTAATCCCTGGCTGCAGTTCCCGAGTGGGAGGGTCGATATGCTATAGGAGTAAGGATTGGGTGGAGGTGTCAAAAAGGTCTTCCCTTCTGGATTCCTGCCTAGCAGACATGAAGTCCTTGCACGGAGAGACTCTGCCAAGAGCTTGGTACCAGGTTGTGAACCACCTTGCCAGCCTTCAATCAACATTCACCAACTGCAAACCAAATGACAACATctctaagaataaaaataagatgctACCTTGTGTTCTCATCATTATTTATACAGAAGGGTCAAAAATAGCACAGAGAAACCCTCAGGGCTGATTGTCCCAGTGGCCTGCTAGTGATTGGGTTGGTACCTGGGGTCTCTCCAGGAGCACCTGGGGACAGGTTTCCAGCTACTGCTTCCACAATGATCTCCATGTTCCCTGTGTCCTCTTCAGTTGCCGTGGCCTCTACCAGTAGACAGCCTGGGTCAGCAGGCAAAGGTGTGGGGTTCCCAGCAGGACAGGGGCTCTGGACGGGCTCCAGGATCCCACGGttagagagagatggggggatcAGCAATAGCTCAGGGCACAGTCCATCCATCTCCCCAGTGTTGCTGGTTGGCTGTGAGTCCAACACGGAGTCTGTCATCACCACTGACTGGTGTTCTGTGGTCTCCTTATGTGCTGAAAAGCCAATGGAAGAGAACCCAAACAAAACAGAGTTAGAAATCTCACTTTCTTCCCTGTTGGTGTGGGGGCACGGCCCAGTGTCTGCCCACTTAGGCATTTCCTTGCATGGCAACACGCCATACCTAGCTAACCTAGAAGTCTTTTTACAACAATGTTCAGAACAAAAAGTATATAGATGCTAATAGGGATCAGCATTAGGAGAGAGCCAACAAGTTTTGGCCAATATATTAAAGACTGAAGGTTATGTTTCTTGGAGCTAAGTGACCTTGGTGAAATCGTTAAGcaatctgggcctcagttttcttatctgcacCAAAACTGGGGCCAAGGGATCTCAGAGGTCCCTTCCCCTCCTAACATACTATAATTTCACTGTTCCTTAGTATGGGTCTAAGGCCCTTCCTTCAGGATCTGACCCTGCTGACCTCTCCAGACTCATCTTCCACTTCTCCCCTTAATAGACCTCTGACCCAGCCATATCAATGAGCTGCCACACCCCAGGCTCACCACATCCTCTTTTGCTCCCATACCTTCACACATGCCCCCCCCCAACCTGATGGGccttttccccttctccatctctctcatctGGCTAATCAACTCCCATCCTTTAAGAATCTGCACAAAGGTCACTTTGGCTATGGTTTCTTGACACTGTTTATAGAAGTTACTCTCTCTGGGGTCCCACTGGCACCTTGTACCTAGCTCTGCCAGAAACTCTGTCACACCACACCGTTGTTACCTATCAGTCTCCCTCCCTAGACTTGGAGCTTTCTGAGTGGAATTGACTGACAATATCACTTCACTGAACACAAACCACAACAATCTTCGCAAGTCAGACGGATGAGATTCTAGTGAAGAACTGCTGACACGGAGATGCATCAGAGGAAAGCTAGATTTCTACAAAGATAACAAACCAGTGGTTCCTTAGGTATAAAGTAACCCACCCAGAGAAATATCAAACTCATTGACTATGGCCTCATATTGAAAACACTAGAACACAATCAAGAAATGAATGGCAACTAAACTGCATATCCTGTTTACAGGGCTAAAATTAGCTGAAGCTGAATAATTAGTAATGTATAAGAATGACGGTAATAGCTTCACGAAATTGAGTCATGCCCGTTGAGTGAGGGCTTAGTGCTAGGAAATCAGGTTGCAAGTGAAAACCCTGCAACTCAAAACCTCGGCTCAGGGGAAGGGAGCTGGGAAGTGCACTTCCACGGTCAGAGGGTTCTCTGGAAACCACAGCCTTCACTTACTGAATATTATCACCGCTCTGCGGGGAGCCGAGGACTAGGTCCTTCTAGATGGAGAACCTGAACCGTCAGCCGCTGGAAGGCGGGTGAGGTGGGAAACAGGTAGTCACAAGAGGAGAAATGAGCATATCTTTGGGGCAGAGGCattaaggaagagaaaggacaaaCTAAGGTGGAGAGAGGGCCTGCGGAAAGAATGAGACCCGAGGCACCCGGGATTTCACCTGCCTTTGGGCTCTGACTCACCGCGTAGCCTCAGACAGACACAGTCACCTCGCTTCCCAGGGCCTCAGCTTTCCTATCTGTAAAGTGGAGGTGATGACAGCGTCCACATCGTTGGGCGGGAGCGAGAATCACAAAAGCCAGCAAATGGGAAAGGCGTTTTTGTAACCTGCAAAGCTTGGGATGGCGCATCGTCATGATTACGGTCCTGAGGAGAGGCAGCGGGTAACCGGGCGGGGTCCAGGGCAGTGACGCGGCTGGGGCACCGGGACTGCTGCTGTGATGCGCCGGGGCCCCGATCGTCGGCGTGCTCCCTTCAGCACCTCCTCCCGAGTGGTCCCGCTGCCCAGGCCCACCCTCATCCTGGGGCTCGAGAAACTTTTGCCTGCGGCCCGCTCCACACGCACCCACTACTACTTCCCGCCCGGCAGCTGCTCACTCACCTCCCGGCCCAGGGCGGGCGGGAGCCGAGTCTCTATGGTCCGCCACGGGCTGGAGCGGCCTCCCGGGACTCCCTTTGTGCGACCGCCTCCGGCCCAGCCACCTCTAGGACTTCGGGGCCGGTGGAGGCCGCTCTCTCTTCCCCTCGTCGGCTGACGGGATACTCTATGGTTTTCTCTGGCGTTTCCCCTCGCCCCTTCCCCCAACCGAGAAGCTCAAGGAGTACCATCGAGAGTTGTGGGGCAGAGCGGCAGGGCCCGCTGGGTGGGTGTGGCGGGAAGTAGGTGAACgagcgcgggggcggggccgagcGGCGCTTCCCTCAAGTGCGCAGGGCTGAAACCATCgagagggagggccagagagtCATGGCGGTAAGGGGGCGGAGTGACGTGTTATTCCAAACCACGCTGCGGGAGGCGCGAGCTGGGGTGTGGAGGGGGTTTGGGAGGGGGCTTCTGGGAGTCCGACAAGGGCCAGGAGGGGGGAGGGCTTTGTCTGTGGCCTTCCATGCATAGATATATTGGCATTCTGGATTCTACTCTGACCCTCGGCGGTGGTCTCGGCCGTCGGTTCACCGCTCCGCGTGCCCCCTGCGCCCCGCGCAAAGTGGCAGGGGCCGGGAAGGTGTACTAGAAACGACGTAGTCCCCTATTCCTCGGGATCTCTAGAGTTAGACTCGGTCACGTTTTATTGAGGCGGGGGGAGAGGTTCGGGAAAAATCTCCATGGAGGAAGCAGCAAATGGACAGGTCTTCAATTGGAGGGAAGGAATCAATTAGAATGGGCATTCCGAGTAGAGACCTGCTTGAGCAAGGAGAAGGTTGTTTGCATATTTGTACAACTGGGAGTATTAGGCACTAAGAATGAAAGATAGGCGGGCGCCGTGCTGTGGGCGGTTTTGAGTACCAGGCAAAGAAATTTTTACCTAATTCAGGGATCTGTTGAGAGCCAGCCATTGGAGGTGTTGCGGTAGCCAGAGTAATAGGATTGAAACGGACTTTATGAAGAATGTTCTGGATCCCTGTGAGGCGATTTGGTGAAGCAGTAGGTAGAGAGACCCATTAAGATGACATTTCaagaactaaaattaattttcaaggGGCAGTTGGGAGGTAATAAAGGGCTAAACAGGACATTAGCAATTGAGTATGTGAAGGACAGGATATTTGAAGGACATTAATCATGGTGACAAGGCATGAGGTTACTGACAGGTCAGTGGAAGAAAATAGCTTCTTCCTCCCCTGTTCACTCTGGCCAGTGCGCCCCTTTCTATCTCAGCTAATCCCAGGGACCACAAACATTCTCTCCATTATCCTGATGAGAAGCTGGTTACATCACTCTCATGTTTAAAGAATCTTCAGACCTAGTCCTCCTGCAGAAAATGAGATACGAACAGGATAATGAAGGGCAAAATGGAAAGAGGGGCCTGAAGTCTCAGCTCTTGCATTCCAGCACCTCCTCCAGCCCACAGAAGATATTGAAACACCCAGTAGCACTGACCTGTGCTACCTGCACTTGGCTTTTGCGGAAGGGAGCGGGCAAGGGTGAGGAGGGATTGCGGAGTCCAGTTTCTGAACTAATCTTGTGCTTTGTCCCATCTCCGCTGCTCCCTTACCCACAGGTTTTGAAAATGCCTCAGAGCCTGTAAGGTTGAGTGTTTCCCTCTCAAGATGCCCCTCTCAGACTTTATTCTGGCCCTGAAGGACAATCCTTACTTTGGGGCTGGATTTGGGCTTGTGGGTGTGGGcacagccctggccctggcccggAAGGGTGCCCAACTGGGCCTGGTGGCATTCCGGCGCCATTACATGATCACACTGGAAGTCCCTGCTCGAGACCGAAGCTATGCCTGGTTGCTTAGCTGGCTCACCCGCCACAGTACCCGTACTCAGCACCTCAGTGTTGAGACTTCGTACCTTCAGCATGAGAGTGGGCGCATCTCCACTAAGTTTGAATTTGTCCCCAGCCCTGGAAACCACTTTATCTGGTAAGGTTGGGAACCAGGGAGGGCTCAAAGAGTAGAAAAGGAGAATGAGGGGAGCTGgatttgacccattcattcaccCCGCCTTGACCATTTTTATCCAGGTATCAGGGGAAATGGATCCGAGTGGAACGAAGCCGAGAGATGCAGATGATAGACCTGCAGACAGGGACCCCTTGGGAATCTGTCACCTTCACAGCTCTGGGCACTGACCGAAAGGTTTTCTTCAACATCCTGGAGGAAGGTGTGGGATGGCACAGGCTGGCCTTACATGGGGGTTGCAAGGATGGGGGCATTTGACATCGGAGCAAGGGAAGCTTGGAGAGGAGGATCTCAGCCCAGGGGGCCAAGAGGGAAGCTGTTCTGGCACAGCTCTGCCTAATTGTGCGGCAAAGATCTGAGTTGTAACTTGTCTCATCTTACCCCCTACTAGCTCGAGAGCTGGCCTtgcagcaggaggaagggaagacgGTCATGTACACAGCCATGGGCTCTGAGTGGCGTCCTTTTGGCTATCCACGTCGGCGGCGGCCGCTGAATTCTGTGGTTCTAGGACAGGGTCTGGCTGACCGAATTGTCAGAGACGTCCGGGAATTCATCGATAATCCCAAGTGGTACACTGACAGAGGTGAGCAGCAGTTGGGGTCTTGGCCAGGATGTTTTTGATGTGGTGTCAGAGCAGGGGGAAACAGGCTGGTCTCTGTGGCCAGACAGGCAAATATAAAGCTCTAGCCTAATTCCCAGAAatttaaggggaaagaaaagttGCCGTGGAGGGTGATTTCTTCCCATCCCGAGGTCATCAGGACACCAGGGGGCAGGGTTGGGAATGAATGTGGACTTGGGGGTAGAGTGCAGGAATTCATTTTAGGTCTTGATCCTCTTGGCTGTATTCCTAGGCATTCCCTACCGACGTGGCTACCTGCTTTATGGGCCCCCTGGTTGTGGAAAAAGCAGTTTTATGTGAGTAAGGTCACATTCTCTCTTAATCCgtaaactggagaaaaaaatcgGCCGTGGGGTCAGATAGGGAGTTGAATGTGAGGACCGGGGAACAGGATAAATGTGGGACATGAGGAGCGTTCGACTCATAGAAGGGTTAGGTCTCTGACACCCACCCAGGACGGTGAGGACAAGCATTTGGGCCCGAGAACGGCTTCCCAGGTTGCCCAGCTCCTGTCTTCCCGTCCTCCATAGCACAGCCCTGGCAGGGGAACTGGAACACAGCATCTGCCTGCTGAGCCTTACGGACTCCAGCCTCTCCGATGACCGGCTCAACCACCTGCTGAGCGTGGCCCCACAGCAGAGCCTGGTGCTCCTGGAGGACGTGGATGCAGCCTTTCTTAGCCGAGACCTAGCTGCAGAGAGTAAGTGGGGGGAAGTTTTGAGGAAAGGGGAAGCATTTCTAAATGAAGGTAAATGAGATGCAGGAGTAAGCGAGGAGCAGTGGAAGAAAGTGGAAATCCAGAGGGCTGACCAAAGATGCCTGGGGTTGGCAACAGGAGTCCACAAGAGGCACTGATAAGTCAGGGAATGTGGTGGGGGGTAGAGAGTTTAAGCAGGGTCATGACCAGCCACACTTCTTTATCTCTGCCTTCCTCTAGACCCAGTCAAGTACCAAGGCCTGGGTCGCCTCACCTTCAGCGGACTGCTCAATGCCTTGGACGGCGTGGCATCCACCGAGGCACGCATCGTGTTCATGACCACCAACCATGTTGACAGGTAAGGAGGGGTGAGGCCCTCTGAGGCTGTGAGGCAAGATCCCACCCCCTCAGCGCCTTGGGAGGATCAGGAGGTTCCGAGGGACTGTCATttctggagggggggggggtcctggtgGTACTTGTGCCTGTGACTCTGCCTTTCCTGCCTTGTCCCCTTAGGCTGGACCCTGCCCTGATACGCCCTGGACGAGTAGACATGAAGGAGTACGTGGGCTACTGCTCACACTGGCAGCTGACCCAGATGTTCCAGAGGTTCTATCCAGGGCAAGCACCTTCCTTGGCTGAGGCCTTTGCAGGACGTGTCCTTCAAGGTACAACTCAGATCAGTCCTGCCCAGGTACAGGGCTACTTCATGCTGTATAAAAATGATCCCGCAGGGGCAATTCATAATGCTGAGTCTCTGAGGACATGAGAGCAGGCTGTGCTCAGCTCTCCTCTAGATCAATAAACACCTACCACACCATTCTGGTCTGACCTCCCTGTGTTGGTACTTAAGTAAAAAGCAGGGGCCCTCAGGCAGCCACAGAGGCAAGTGCTGGGGGCATAAGCTAAGGCAAAGCTGAAGAAACACTATGGTAAACAGGGAAGTACAGTCTACCATGTAAAggcattcaattttttaaaaaatgtgtatgtgtaaaaACATGGATGTATACGAAGTGGGTGTGTGCATGTTATGTTCCCACATGTTCTGCTTAAATGGTGGCATCTACCAGTTTTCCTGAAACCCACCACACTAGCTGGTATGTCAGACCTGTCTTTATTCAGACCCTGGTCTCTTGGGAAAATGGGGCTTTAGAGCAAAACTGGGGCTATTCTGCCACGTGTCAGTCTTGCTAGAAATTCAGAAAGAGCCATACTGTACAGGCTAGGCACTACTAAGCAAGCAAAGAAAGCCAAACAAGGCCAAATCTCTTTattgcccccctgcccccccaagtccctgccccccacagtACTGCTAGGAACCATCCTCAGACTCCAGGCTCAGGGGCTCCCTTCGAGTACCAGGACGATAGGCTCCCCGACCCCGAGGCAGGCGGGGGTAGGAGGAACCTGGTGTCCGACCCTTGGAGCGCTCCCAGCGAGCACAGTCCCGAGTCCTGCGGGGTGGGGGACCCTGCCAGTTGCCAGGGCCCTTCTCTTGGGGAGGACCTTCAACCCCTTGGCTACAGGATTCTGGCTTTAGGTCCATGGGCTCCTTGAGGGGCCCCTCAGGAGGTGGCAGTTCCTGGGTGTCACTGGAACCTCTGTGGGCATGGCACTCCCCTCCCTTTAGGTGCCTCCGTTCAGGCTGTTTCCAGGGGCCTCGACTGGCCCGGGGGGGGTCTAGCATAGCTTTCTGGGTCTCGCCCAACCTTTGCTGATTTCGCCCAGCCCCTGCAATCTTCTCACACATGTACTGGGAGGCCATGGGCAGAGGAGCTGATGGGTTGGGTTGGGCAGCTGATGAGGTGGACAGTTCTGTGGCAAGGGCACTGGGTGGCTGGGATCCTCTGGAGGCCTCTATAGCCGACTCAGGCTCCACAGGGGCAGGAGGCTGGAAAGAAGTGCGAAGACGCAGTGAGGGAGATGTAGTTCCCCAAAGCAGGGAACTGCAGGCCTCTCGCTCACTACAGGGGGTGACCACCATCAGCCTATAACCTCAAGGGTAGAACAAAGCTCACCCCAGGGCCATGGCAGTCTGGGAGGAGTGAGAAAGCCTTCCCTCACCTGCTGGAGGCTGATGAAGTACCGGTTCCGCTCAGCCTCAAGGTCTATGATGCCCCCCCGCTCCTGCTGCCTCTGGTAGAGCTGCCTGCGCTCTTCTTGTTGGCGCAAGCTCTCTGCGTTGGGCTGGTATAGCTcctggagggaagggagcagagTAGACAGGAAGTAGACTCGAACCCCTGCTTTCAGGACTGCCCCAGGTGATCTGCACGAGGTGCTTGGGTGTGTCCCGCAGATTTGGGCTCCCAGAGCCCTTGCCTAGTGGGGGCTACAGTTCTGCAGAGAGGTCCCAGGGCGGTCCAGCCCAATTCCAGAGATCCCATTCGAGGCAAACAAGATGCCATCCCTCCCGCCTCAGAGAACGCCATTATTCCTGGCTCAGATGAGAAGGGAGTCCCCTTACCATGGGCTGTTGGGGTTCGGGGGCTGCTTTCAGTGAGGCAAGATCATACACGAGGGGCTCTCTGCACACCGGACACTGCACACCGACTGCCTTCTAAAAACAGAGGAGAACTCCCAGCCCTGCTTCCCAGCACAGGGTGCTCGCCAGCGGCCCAACCCCGTCAGCCAGCCTAATCCGCACAGCGCGGGGACCCAGGGCAGGGGCACACCGTTCAGGGAAGCAGGACGGCGCGGGGCCTGCCTCTCCAGACAAAGATCCGGGGACTCTGAAACTGCACGCAGTGTGTACATAGGGATCTAAGAAGGCCCTTTTTTCTGGACGGAGATGAGCTTTCGTTCAACAAAAAGGTATCTGTGACCCTAAAAAGGTGAGCAGCCACTGGAGTGGGGGGACAGGAAAGGGTGTGAggcagggggccggggggggggggcgcagggcTGGTGTGCTGACCTGCTTGGTTGCGGCATGTGGCCGCTCCTGCTCCTGGCCTTGAGCCTGCAGCTCATGCTCCATGTGCTCGATGTACCGAGCGAGGCAGTGGCAGTGGAAGTAGTGGTAACACGGTGTTTTGGTAAAGGCCTCCTTCTCCTGAACGGACAACAGACACAGGGCATGGCGCCAAAGCTCTCATGAGTCCTCTGCT
Coding sequences within it:
- the LOC113919560 gene encoding mitochondrial chaperone BCS1 isoform X1, which produces MPLSDFILALKDNPYFGAGFGLVGVGTALALARKGAQLGLVAFRRHYMITLEVPARDRSYAWLLSWLTRHSTRTQHLSVETSYLQHESGRISTKFEFVPSPGNHFIWYQGKWIRVERSREMQMIDLQTGTPWESVTFTALGTDRKVFFNILEEARELALQQEEGKTVMYTAMGSEWRPFGYPRRRRPLNSVVLGQGLADRIVRDVREFIDNPKWYTDRGIPYRRGYLLYGPPGCGKSSFITALAGELEHSICLLSLTDSSLSDDRLNHLLSVAPQQSLVLLEDVDAAFLSRDLAAENPVKYQGLGRLTFSGLLNALDGVASTEARIVFMTTNHVDRLDPALIRPGRVDMKEYVGYCSHWQLTQMFQRFYPGQAPSLAEAFAGRVLQGTTQISPAQVQGYFMLYKNDPAGAIHNAESLRT
- the RNF25 gene encoding E3 ubiquitin-protein ligase RNF25 isoform X2 codes for the protein MAATASAAAGEEDWVLPSEVEVLESIYLDELQVVKGNGRSSPWEIYITLHPATAEDQDSQYVCFTLVLQVPAQYPNEVPQISIRNPRGLSDEQIHKISQALSHVANAGLGTAMLYELIEKGKEILTDNNIPHGQCVICLYGFQEKEAFTKTPCYHYFHCHCLARYIEHMEHELQAQGQEQERPHAATKQAVGVQCPVCREPLVYDLASLKAAPEPQQPMELYQPNAESLRQQEERRQLYQRQQERGGIIDLEAERNRYFISLQQPPAPVEPESAIEASRGSQPPSALATELSTSSAAQPNPSAPLPMASQYMCEKIAGAGRNQQRLGETQKAMLDPPRASRGPWKQPERRHLKGGECHAHRGSSDTQELPPPEGPLKEPMDLKPESCSQGVEGPPQEKGPGNWQGPPPRRTRDCARWERSKGRTPGSSYPRLPRGRGAYRPGTRREPLSLESEDGS
- the RNF25 gene encoding E3 ubiquitin-protein ligase RNF25 isoform X1, giving the protein MAATASAAAGEEDWVLPSEVEVLESIYLDELQVVKGNGRSSPWEIYITLHPATAEDQDSQYVCFTLVLQVPAQYPNEVPQISIRNPRGLSDEQIHKISQALSHVANAGLGTAMLYELIEKGKEILTDNNIPHGQCVICLYGFQEKEAFTKTPCYHYFHCHCLARYIEHMEHELQAQGQEQERPHAATKQKAVGVQCPVCREPLVYDLASLKAAPEPQQPMELYQPNAESLRQQEERRQLYQRQQERGGIIDLEAERNRYFISLQQPPAPVEPESAIEASRGSQPPSALATELSTSSAAQPNPSAPLPMASQYMCEKIAGAGRNQQRLGETQKAMLDPPRASRGPWKQPERRHLKGGECHAHRGSSDTQELPPPEGPLKEPMDLKPESCSQGVEGPPQEKGPGNWQGPPPRRTRDCARWERSKGRTPGSSYPRLPRGRGAYRPGTRREPLSLESEDGS
- the LOC113919560 gene encoding mitochondrial chaperone BCS1 isoform X3 gives rise to the protein MPLSDFILALKDNPYFGAGFGLVGVGTALALARKGAQLGLVAFRRHYMITLEVPARDRSYAWLLSWLTRHSTRTQHLSVETSYLQHESGRISTKFEFVPSPGNHFIWYQGKWIRVERSREMQMIDLQTGTPWESVTFTALGTDRKVFFNILEEARELALQQEEGKTVMYTAMGSEWRPFGYPRRRRPLNSVVLGQGLADRIVRDVREFIDNPKWYTDRDPVKYQGLGRLTFSGLLNALDGVASTEARIVFMTTNHVDRLDPALIRPGRVDMKEYVGYCSHWQLTQMFQRFYPGQAPSLAEAFAGRVLQGTTQISPAQVQGYFMLYKNDPAGAIHNAESLRT
- the LOC113919560 gene encoding mitochondrial chaperone BCS1 isoform X2 — protein: MPLSDFILALKDNPYFGAGFGLVGVGTALALARKGAQLGLVAFRRHYMITLEVPARDRSYAWLLSWLTRHSTRTQHLSVETSYLQHESGRISTKFEFVPSPGNHFIWYQGKWIRVERSREMQMIDLQTGTPWESVTFTALGTDRKVFFNILEEARELALQQEEGKTVMYTAMGSEWRPFGYPRRRRPLNSVVLGQGLADRIVRDVREFIDNPKWYTDRALAGELEHSICLLSLTDSSLSDDRLNHLLSVAPQQSLVLLEDVDAAFLSRDLAAENPVKYQGLGRLTFSGLLNALDGVASTEARIVFMTTNHVDRLDPALIRPGRVDMKEYVGYCSHWQLTQMFQRFYPGQAPSLAEAFAGRVLQGTTQISPAQVQGYFMLYKNDPAGAIHNAESLRT